In Bacillus sp. KH172YL63, one genomic interval encodes:
- the rpsB gene encoding 30S ribosomal protein S2 — MSVISMKQLLEAGVHFGHQTRRWNPKMKRYIFTERNGIYIIDLQKTVKKVEEAYNFVKELAGNGGKVLFVGTKKQAQESVKEEAERAGMYYINQRWLGGTLTNFETIQKRISRLKEIEKMEENGTFEVLPKKEVVQLKKEHERLVKFLGGIKDMNTLPDALFIIDPRKERIAVAEARKLHIPIVGIVDTNCDPDEIDVVIPANDDAIRAVKLLTGKMADAILEAKQGEEAAVAAE; from the coding sequence ATGTCAGTAATTTCTATGAAACAATTGCTAGAAGCTGGTGTACACTTCGGACACCAAACTCGCCGTTGGAACCCAAAAATGAAGAGATACATCTTCACAGAGCGTAACGGCATCTACATCATCGACCTTCAAAAAACAGTTAAAAAGGTTGAAGAAGCATACAACTTCGTAAAGGAACTAGCTGGTAACGGCGGTAAAGTCCTTTTCGTAGGTACAAAGAAACAAGCACAGGAATCTGTTAAAGAAGAAGCAGAACGTGCTGGTATGTACTACATCAACCAACGTTGGTTAGGTGGAACACTTACTAACTTCGAAACGATCCAAAAGCGTATTTCACGCCTGAAAGAGATCGAAAAAATGGAAGAAAACGGTACTTTCGAAGTACTTCCAAAGAAAGAAGTAGTACAACTTAAAAAAGAACACGAACGCTTAGTTAAATTCTTAGGCGGAATCAAAGATATGAACACGCTACCTGATGCTTTGTTCATCATTGACCCTCGTAAAGAGCGTATCGCTGTAGCTGAAGCTCGTAAACTTCATATCCCTATCGTGGGTATCGTTGATACAAACTGTGATCCGGATGAAATCGATGTCGTAATTCCTGCGAATGACGATGCGATCCGTGCAGTTAAGCTTCTTACAGGTAAAATGGCAGATGCTATTTTAGAAGCTAAGCAAGGTGAAGAAGCAGCTGTAGCAGCTGAGTAA
- the tsf gene encoding translation elongation factor Ts — protein sequence MAITAQMVKELREKTGAGMMDCKKALTETDGDMDKAIDFLREKGIAKAAKKADRIAAEGTTYIASEGNTAIIFEVNAETDFVAKNENFQNLVKELADHLLANKPATVEEALEQKMANGSTVNEFINAAIAKIGEKITLRRFEMRTKGDNDAFGEYLHMGGRIAVLTVVEGTTDASVAKDVAMHAAALNPKYVSRDQVSAEEVEREREVLKQQALNEGKPENIVEKMVEGRLGKYFEDICILDQTFVKNPDQKVRQFLQANNATLTDFTRYEVGEGLEKRQENFAEEVMNQVNK from the coding sequence ATGGCAATTACTGCACAAATGGTTAAAGAACTTCGTGAAAAAACTGGCGCTGGAATGATGGACTGTAAAAAAGCGTTAACAGAAACTGACGGAGATATGGACAAAGCGATTGATTTCCTACGTGAAAAAGGAATCGCTAAAGCAGCGAAGAAAGCTGATCGTATCGCAGCTGAAGGTACTACTTACATCGCGAGCGAAGGAAATACTGCAATCATCTTTGAAGTGAACGCAGAGACTGATTTCGTTGCGAAAAACGAAAACTTCCAAAACCTTGTAAAAGAACTGGCTGACCACCTTCTTGCTAACAAGCCTGCTACTGTAGAAGAAGCGCTTGAGCAAAAAATGGCGAATGGTTCTACTGTAAATGAATTCATCAACGCTGCGATTGCAAAAATCGGTGAAAAAATTACCCTTCGCCGCTTTGAAATGCGTACAAAAGGTGATAATGACGCATTCGGTGAATACCTGCACATGGGCGGACGTATCGCTGTTCTTACAGTGGTTGAAGGAACGACTGACGCAAGTGTTGCGAAAGACGTTGCTATGCACGCTGCTGCATTAAACCCTAAATATGTTTCCCGCGATCAAGTATCTGCTGAAGAAGTAGAGCGTGAGCGTGAAGTATTGAAGCAACAAGCATTGAACGAAGGAAAACCTGAAAATATCGTTGAAAAAATGGTAGAAGGTCGCCTTGGTAAATACTTCGAGGACATTTGTATCCTTGATCAAACATTCGTTAAGAATCCAGATCAAAAAGTACGTCAATTCCTTCAAGCAAATAACGCTACTTTAACTGACTTCACTCGTTACGAAGTAGGAGAAGGTCTTGAGAAGCGTCAAGAAAACTTTGCTGAAGAAGTAATGAACCAAGTAAACAAATAA
- the pyrH gene encoding UMP kinase produces the protein MSVPKYKRVVLKLSGEALAGDDGFGINPSVIKNVAEEVKEIAELGVEVAVVVGGGNIWRGKIGSEMGMERASADYMGMLATVMNSLALQDSLEQMGIETRVQTSIDMRQVAEPYIRRRAVRHLEKKRVVIFAAGTGNPYFSTDTTAALRAAEIDAEVILMAKNNVDGVYSADPKKDETAVKYQELSYLDVLKEGLAVMDSTASSLCMDNDIPLIVFSIMENGNIKRAVTGENIGTIVRGKA, from the coding sequence ATGAGCGTTCCGAAATACAAACGTGTTGTTCTGAAATTAAGCGGGGAAGCATTGGCAGGAGATGATGGCTTCGGTATCAACCCTTCTGTCATTAAAAATGTAGCAGAAGAAGTGAAAGAAATTGCTGAGCTTGGCGTCGAGGTGGCAGTTGTCGTTGGCGGAGGCAATATCTGGCGTGGTAAGATAGGTAGTGAAATGGGAATGGAACGTGCATCTGCCGATTATATGGGGATGCTTGCTACCGTGATGAACTCATTGGCGCTTCAGGACAGCCTGGAGCAGATGGGTATTGAAACGCGGGTCCAAACTTCCATCGATATGCGACAAGTTGCAGAACCATACATCAGAAGAAGAGCCGTACGTCATCTGGAGAAGAAGCGAGTTGTCATATTTGCTGCAGGGACAGGTAACCCGTACTTCTCTACTGATACGACAGCGGCACTCCGGGCTGCGGAAATCGACGCCGAAGTGATCCTGATGGCGAAAAACAATGTGGATGGTGTGTATTCTGCAGATCCTAAGAAGGATGAAACGGCAGTGAAATATCAAGAACTGTCCTATCTGGATGTCCTGAAAGAAGGATTGGCTGTCATGGATTCAACAGCTTCATCCCTTTGCATGGACAATGATATTCCACTTATTGTATTCTCTATTATGGAGAATGGAAATATCAAAAGAGCAGTAACAGGTGAAAATATTGGTACAATCGTTAGGGGGAAAGCATAA
- the frr gene encoding ribosome recycling factor: MPNTIIANAKERMTKAVQTFSRELASIRAGRANASLLDKISVDYYGAPTPVNQLAGISIPEARMLVIQPYDKTALGDIEKAILKSDLGITPTSDGNIIRIVVPALTEERRKELVKLVKKEAEDAKVAIRNIRRDANDDLKKKEKSGDITEDDLRGYSDDVQKATDESIVKIDAIAKEKEQEMLEV; the protein is encoded by the coding sequence ATGCCAAACACGATCATTGCAAATGCGAAAGAAAGAATGACCAAAGCGGTCCAAACATTTTCTCGTGAATTAGCGAGCATCCGTGCAGGAAGAGCCAACGCTTCACTGCTGGATAAAATCTCAGTAGATTACTACGGTGCACCGACACCGGTCAACCAGTTAGCGGGGATTTCCATTCCTGAAGCACGTATGCTGGTGATCCAACCATATGATAAAACCGCTTTAGGTGATATCGAGAAGGCTATCCTGAAATCAGATTTGGGCATCACGCCAACAAGCGATGGTAACATCATCCGAATCGTTGTTCCTGCATTGACGGAAGAGCGTCGTAAAGAGCTTGTGAAACTTGTGAAAAAAGAAGCGGAAGATGCGAAAGTCGCGATCCGTAATATTCGCCGTGATGCGAATGATGATCTTAAGAAGAAAGAAAAAAGTGGAGACATCACTGAAGATGATCTTCGTGGATACTCTGACGATGTTCAAAAAGCGACCGATGAAAGCATTGTGAAAATTGATGCGATCGCGAAAGAAAAAGAGCAGGAAATGTTAGAGGTATAA
- a CDS encoding isoprenyl transferase, with product MLNKLKQWKRQHTSEEVEERFQELRKHPIPGHIAIIMDGNGRWAKKRALPRVAGHHEGMKCVRKITRLANELGIEALTLYAFSTENWKRPKMEVEFLMKLPEEFLGTFLPELVEENVQVKMIGSPEALPNHTKAAVTKAMEATKHNDGLILNFALNYGSRSEIIDSMKSVLKDVQNGILEESDLNEEVFSSYLMTKDLKDPDLLIRTSGEIRLSNFMLWQLAYTEFFFTDVLWPDFGKEQLTEAIEAYQGRSRRFGGLQSEES from the coding sequence ATGCTAAACAAGCTTAAACAATGGAAGAGACAACATACTTCTGAGGAAGTGGAAGAAAGATTTCAGGAATTACGTAAACACCCGATTCCGGGTCATATAGCGATTATCATGGACGGAAATGGAAGATGGGCCAAAAAGAGGGCGCTGCCCCGGGTGGCAGGTCATCACGAGGGCATGAAATGTGTCCGTAAAATTACGAGACTTGCAAATGAACTCGGAATAGAAGCGTTGACTTTGTATGCCTTTTCGACTGAGAATTGGAAACGTCCAAAGATGGAAGTGGAATTCCTTATGAAATTGCCTGAGGAATTTCTCGGAACGTTCCTTCCTGAATTGGTAGAGGAAAATGTGCAGGTGAAGATGATCGGATCTCCTGAAGCTTTACCAAACCATACAAAAGCTGCTGTCACAAAAGCGATGGAAGCGACAAAGCACAATGATGGTCTCATATTGAATTTTGCTTTAAACTATGGGAGCCGGTCGGAAATTATAGATTCCATGAAGAGTGTCTTAAAAGATGTCCAGAATGGAATACTAGAAGAAAGTGATTTAAATGAAGAAGTGTTTTCAAGTTATTTAATGACAAAAGATCTAAAAGACCCGGACCTGCTTATCCGAACGAGTGGTGAGATCCGCTTGAGTAATTTTATGCTATGGCAATTGGCTTATACCGAGTTCTTCTTTACAGACGTACTGTGGCCTGATTTTGGCAAGGAACAATTAACTGAAGCCATCGAAGCATATCAAGGCCGTTCGCGAAGATTCGGCGGGTTACAAAGCGAGGAATCATAA
- a CDS encoding phosphatidate cytidylyltransferase — protein MKQRIITAVIAAAIFLPIIIYGETPFMVLMYLIASISLYEALKMRGQWILTIPGLLSLALLWVFLIPQEAIGIINDFGYSKIELAFLAVLLFLTYTVATKNRFNFDDVAYSILSVLYVGIGYYYFMEIRLEEGVQYVFYALFIIWATDSGAYFIGKAMGKKKLWPEISPNKTIEGFIGGIICAVIVGVIMTFFTDLHMSVPKLIIVTAILSVFGQVGDLVESGLKRHYKVKDSGHILPGHGGMLDRFDSLLFVLPLLHFLL, from the coding sequence ATGAAGCAAAGAATTATTACAGCAGTGATTGCGGCAGCGATCTTTTTACCAATCATCATATACGGTGAAACACCATTTATGGTCTTGATGTATTTGATTGCATCCATTAGTTTATATGAAGCGTTAAAAATGAGGGGGCAGTGGATCCTCACGATTCCAGGCTTGCTATCCCTGGCTCTGTTATGGGTATTTCTGATCCCACAGGAAGCGATCGGCATCATCAACGATTTTGGCTATTCGAAAATAGAGTTGGCATTTCTTGCTGTACTGCTATTCTTGACATATACGGTTGCCACGAAGAATCGCTTTAATTTTGACGATGTGGCATATTCGATTCTAAGCGTCCTTTACGTGGGAATCGGGTATTATTATTTCATGGAAATCCGCCTGGAAGAAGGGGTTCAGTACGTTTTCTACGCCCTCTTCATCATTTGGGCCACCGATTCCGGTGCATACTTCATCGGTAAAGCGATGGGGAAAAAGAAACTTTGGCCAGAAATAAGTCCGAATAAAACCATTGAAGGATTCATCGGCGGCATCATTTGTGCAGTGATTGTCGGTGTCATCATGACGTTTTTCACGGACCTTCATATGTCTGTTCCGAAACTGATCATCGTAACAGCGATCCTCTCTGTTTTTGGACAAGTCGGTGATCTGGTGGAGTCTGGACTAAAGAGGCATTACAAAGTGAAAGACTCGGGGCATATCCTGCCTGGTCATGGCGGGATGCTTGATCGTTTTGACAGCTTATTATTCGTACTCCCGCTCCTTCACTTCCTATTATAA